In the Neodiprion virginianus isolate iyNeoVirg1 chromosome 2, iyNeoVirg1.1, whole genome shotgun sequence genome, tttttggttgtgGATACTGAGAGCTCTGTCTGAAACAGAATCGATGTTACGTGCGCGTGGTTAGCTGGTGTATTTAAATATGTAGAACTAATCGCAGGACTTTGAACATCCAGGGGCTTTTGACGggttaaattttgtttaaaaatctaTAGCGGGTCTAAACAAACCGGATGTAGCGATTAAATAAACTTGAGATAACGATGATTAGGTTATCAATGTACTGTACAAAAAGTAATGGAATCCACCCCAAAAGCACCTCTGGTTTCACTTTGAAACTTAGAAACCACCGGAaggaaaaaatagttttttttataacatgaTGTAAATTGACATGAATTaccgtttgaaaaatcgatcgaaTATGACGATCGGTCGAGTTCTGTTGGAcggaaaatattcttcaaatttttcaaaatctcccAAAAATCCTCATAAAAGCGAAGCtatgaatttcgaaaacaatATCGTCAAGATTCAgttgattattcattttccaCCGATTTAGCAATCGTTCGTTTTTATCACCacaaacaattataaaaaatcgcAGAAACAATCAAATGTCTTTTAATGTCGAGCCCATGAATTCTAATACAGAAAGTCAAGTTATAGGTTTCaataagttaaaaaaaaaactttgcatTGTTGATCGGTTTTCCAAGTTCAGAAATCGAAGAGTTCATTATTCGCCAGctatgaattttcattattatatacacattcTAAGGACAAAATATAACTGTGCTAATTATACATTGAACTGCGAATCggtacagaaaatttttttcgttacaatGAGAACctatacaaaaaataaaaaaaaaacaaaatatcttGCTCGAGGTACttttagagaatttaattatctGTAACGGAAACGAATTATCAGATCACTAGTTCGAATTAGGTGCAAGGTTTcgttaaataaattgtaaaaaaattgcattgctctgaagttattaaaaaaaaaaaaaaaaaaagtctctgTCGAGAATGCAGAAATACCCGCATTACTTTtgtacggtaattttttttttttcgttttttttcttcacacacCTCAGCTTATCGTCAGTCATTCCAAAACTTTGGTCACCCGATTAAGTTATCGTCAACAGTCCaaatgaatgaagaaaaacaacatCTTCTCGGTTTCAAAGATCGAATATTATCATCCACCGAATTACACTTCGGTCTCTTGCAATTTATTGTCAtaggctttttttttttctactaccAATAAGCGGGAATTCCGTGTGATTTGCGGTAAGCCAAGCGTTCATTCCCCAAAATTTGATATACGTGTTCGCTTACATCGAATTACAGggcaaaaaaatgaaaaaaaaaaaaaaaacaaccatcGACGTTTGCTCGTTCTTCCGCGATCGATTCTCGAATGGAATGTTTTCTGATTTCACGGGGGCAACGGCTGTATAATCGGACAGTTGGCAAAACCACAACGAGACCTTCGTATTAACTGCAGAAATCTTCCGTGATCAATTTGCACTACAAATATCGACGATGTTTAGGAAATTTACGTCACTCGCCAGCTAACTTGCCTTcgtaataaaaacaacaacattaataataatagtattaatagtaacgataataataataataataataataataataataataataataataatgatgatgatgatgatgatgatgatgatgatgatgatgatgatgatgatgatgatgataatgataatgataacgataacgataacgatgacgatgacgatgacgatgacgatgacgatgacaataataataataataataataataataaagaaaacaaaaaaacacaacGCACCAAGTCATAAGAACGACACGATGTTAACTTTCCGTGGAATGtgttgtattttcaaataacaatacagatgtataatatttggTAAATGAAcaaacataaatatatgtatctatgtatgtagaagaaaataatgtttgaaaaatacaatcgAAAGCTAGAAAAACAATATATATTGGTAATCAGATTTCGTTGAATATAAACGATTTTGCAGCGTACGAATCGTTCgaatttccttttctttgAGATTTGTACTTTTAGTTTTAAAATTGTCGAAGACTATCTTGCAGAGTTAATTGTAAGATAAATCTTAATACTCgtacccttaccgaccgagcaaactcaccatttttctgcctatattaaataaacaaacgaacggaaagggttcaaattttgacgatGCATCGCTTTTTTGTAACGGAATTCAGGCAAGTTACTCGTACACCGAAAATCGTCAAACGGATGCgtgctcggtcggtaaaggtaggaacGCGGCTTGACCGCAATTAGCGAATtgattctttgttttttttttggctcaggcataaaaaattttatattccctCTGGACAAATACGCATGAGTTTCAAATCGAGAAGCTTACGACAAACTGAAATAAATATCATCCTCCGTTATATCCTTGGCGGTTTTACTTTGAATTCCTCTCGCAACAGATTTCGCAAcatgaattattcaacgccctataatttttctctcacgGTCAATTCGGCGAGAAGAAATTATGATCCGGAACCAATCTATTGCTCGGTtagtgtttaaaaaaaaaactatcggaagtttaaaattaataattatcttCTTGCTggaattgttaaaaataaatgctAAATCGTTATGAGAGATTAAATATTCAAGGGAgtcagaaaatatttgaagcTTCGAAATTTCTGATTCAAATTCAGATTTAAtccacaattttatttttaaaggaTCGGAGATGTCTGTTAGCATCGATGTGTACAGATAtctgaaatttcttttattcctcAGACTTACGACATCATTTTCATCTTTCGCAACCTTATCAGATCGAAAACAGTTCATTAAATTTGCATTGCaatcattaattattataatatgcttgattttcttccttcttctgTTTTTGCAATCAATTAAAAACTGATATTTATGACTCACCACACACGTTTAATCAAATTCTTTTACTTACCCTGATCTTATTCCAGAGAAAAATGCGAAATACAATAATTCAACGGTCAACTGAAGTTTTTTCACTGTGCATAAACgttgaatgtataataatcgtaaaatCACTCGAAATCATCAACAACTTACAATAAATgcagtttcaaatttacattgtACGACAGAATTTAGAATCTGGATGAAACAGTGAAGATGACACTTTGAATAGTCTTAGATTAATTCCAAATTGGGAAAAGAGATTTTGGATTGCCTTTTCAATGGTCAAATATCGCTTTAATTGGGAATAAGTAAAAATTCTGACCGCATTTGATGTTTCTAAAATTACCCATGCAATTATGGAAATGATGATTATGAACGAAAATACAcaatttcgtaaaaatgtaGTAACAGGGTAtaaactaattttttattatatatacagcAATCGTAGATATTTGACTTTCACACAATTGTCAAAAGATACATTCTATTTGattacaaaattacaattttgatattttttgccAATTGCGCAGTAGGAAATATTACTTCGTTTGGGAATATCTTTGATCAATAACAACCATTTGTTTATTAGAAACGTGTAATCGGTGATATCTAAGCATCTAAtgagcaagaaaaaaaaaaaaaaaaacacagttAACACAatggaaaacaaaacaataacaaatacTTATTTTAAAGCATCAATTATATtcagtatatattatattatattattatacaactaaccgttgaatttttttttgcgaaaattcactattgtaaaaatattatacgtttacgatgacttatataatatataacaattttatacattttttaaacgatattTTTAGCTGATCccttcaaaattttctcaagttcCTTGAGTTTGTAACGGAAAGATATCTTGTTGGAAAATTGATACattcatcaaaatttcttttggaaattcgaaaatgctCGATTTACTTCCGACAGTATTTACCTATGACTAATTCGGTTATTTTGTTTCCTATAAACATATTATGACACTTGACCTGAGGgcaacatatatataatatttatacatatatatatatatatatatacaatcaTTTACACTTTACAAgaaaattatatacacactTGAAATTATTAGCACATACGTATTATATCACTTTGTATCAACAATACACTTGCAGAAAAAATCCTTAACTTGGGAGTAAATTCGTGCCCCTTAACTTTTTCTTTATCGGGAATTTAACGTTATCTATGAGTTGGGGACGCGAATTTACTCCCGGGCCAAgaattgagaattttttctaaaaaggTACAACGTAACATTCTAACTAATCCAACACTGTCGATTGAAATGACAGTATAGCATAATTACATAAGCTTTGTACTAGCGCGTTTCAGCAATTACTACGAGGTGTACAGTCCGGTAAAAATTGTGTCTCACATTAAGCAGAGCtatcgaatttttttggaCATCGttctattttacattttttgtaaatcaaaACGTGATCCGTAtgtcaaatttgaacaaatcATCGCTCGTTTTTCTTGGCATTTCATTATCTGCAAATCACCtgaacattaatattcatttagCTCTTCATccgcgggaaaaaaaaaaaaaaaaaaaaaaaaaaaaaaaaccctctAGGCAATAAGTGTAGAATCATTTACGAACGAAATAATGTTATCAATTGAATTCGGGcaaattttacgattttgGCATCAGAAGAACTTTATTGAGACTCATCTCCAATTTTCAATTGCTGAAACGTTTTGATCAAAATTCACGATTTTCAGTTCTTTTCGATACCGAAGAGATATCTCTACCAAAAAACTTGAGAACGATTTAATCCAGTCATTGATTTCGAACATCTCTGCGTCATTTTTCTCGTTTGGGTAACGAATCatttaacaattaaaaatcgttattttgcaaGTTTGTAATGAATTTGACGGATTTGCtttgaatttgcaaaataagtgtaaaattttttgactttATGAAACACGGCGAAaggaatattttcttttcatgcaaggaaacatttttaaatttgttgtcaaaaaaaaaaaaaaaaaaatgaacccCGCATTTctttaactgaaaaaataaCTATTCTTCATATCATATTATGCTTGCTCACCATACTTGGTATAGTTAACAAATCCTTTCTCTATGCGATATAATATTCTATTTGGCTGTAAAGCTAAATCGACGTTCAGATACGTATATATCCTAGGGTTGCAAATTAACGATTCACCCAAGAATAGAACAGTTCCATCAACCTTTTAACCCCAAACATTTGTCAAGCTCCACGTAAAGTTCAGAAACAGAATTTCATAGTGCTTTCGCACGAAATCAAttctgtaacaaaaaaaaaaattttttttccactttacCGTAACTTTCCCAATGTCttacaatattcaaacaatccAGATTGGTTACGAAAACaaagagaattttttctgcgatcttgaaataataattagatttttttttttttttagattttgaGAACTGATCGTTAAAGCAGGATATCACTTTTTTGAACCAAGGGTGAATTTGACCCCGTGTGACAGTTACGCGATTCTACTGAGGTGTGACCCACCACGGTCAAATTTCATCGAGCCCAATCAGAAAATCTATTCCTTAAATCGCGACGAGTGGTGATATTTTCTCACCATTGCCGGTGAGCCAGTCGCTTTTAATGAGATCAGCCCCCTTCTCAGCGATCATGATAACCGGAGCATTGGTATTGCCGCTAGTAATCGTCGGCATAATCGAAGCATCGATGACGCGAAGTCCTTTGACACCATGAACCCTAAGCGCAGGATCAACGACCGAATTGCGATCGCTCCTCGGTCCCATCTTAGCTGTTCCAACGGGGTGATAAATGGTCATGGAGATGTGTCTGATCTGGCACTCCCAGTAAGCATCAGACCCGAATCTTAGATGCTGACAGCCGGGGAGCTTTCGACGATAAACTCGAGAGCCGAACTGCCGGAAGACCTCCGCTTCGCTGACCTTCATCGCGATCTTGACGCCCTCGACGAGCACCGCGACGTCTTTTGGGTCCGAGAAGTAGTTCGCGTTGATGATGGGCTTGTGGAAAGGATTGGAACTTCGCAGTCGCACCGTCCCTCTGGACCGTGGTCGCAACAACAGCGGCATTATTGTCCAGGCATCCTTGTTAGCTATCGGCCTGTACACCGTGTCGTAGACTGTATCGGTCAGCCCGAAGATTCGCCTCACCTGCCACGATGAACAAAATTGCAATTAGTCGATCGCAACATGAAAATTTGGACTTTTGATGTGAATGTGATACTACTTATCGTCAATCTGACACTATCTGACGTTCAAGGTCTAAATTGACCACGAAAATTGTTCCGTAGTAGTCCGCACTGGCTACTTTTGGTCAATTTTAACaacgtcaatttttatacagtgTAAAATACTAGCCAAATTTGTGATATGGCAGCTTTGACGGACAATATGCAAACTACAAATTCGTTACATGTGTAGTCTGTAACCAGGGCTAAATGGAACCAAAATTACATTTGGACTCATTGGAACATTTGTAGCGTTCTGGTTACATACCGAGGAAAATAGTGAGACTTGGGAGATTCAGCTTTCGAGTGCGCGTGCGCGAGCTTTTTTCGGATTCTTATGCAGACTGGCCCTTTTAAGCTTCAGCCGTGAATCGCGGCATGAGGGTTGTTTAGGTGCTGCGATTATTCGAGGTTAAGCAAATCTCAAGCAGTTGATGCAGTGATTCGGAAAGACTTGGCAGACTTTTATTATTAACTGACTGATGAGTGCTACGACTACTACAAGTTACCGTAACAACATAATTTCGATTCGCACCTTATCGCGGGGAAGCGCAGCATCTCAGGGTTTCAGATAAGTTGACTGCCCTGCAGACGCGAGGCAGTTATCGCTCAGTTAATAATCAAAGTTTGCCAAGTCTTTCCGAATCACTGCATCAACTGTTACACAGATTTGCTAACACCtattttgttggaaaaagaATTCGGTATTATCGAAATATCACCGgaactcccccccccccccccccccccccttaaaccgaaattacaaatataatttgtactttattttacataatttgTAAACTACAAATGTAATTCGTACTTCATTCCGCCCTAATTACGTAGCATAATTGTACTTCGAACACAAAatacaattgtaatttgtaaCTCGTTCCGTCCCGATCCATATCACAAATTGcacatgtgaaaaaaatgcaattatttatgaatCGCAATCAGGCAGCCTCCAGTTATTCTCACCTGCGCTCCGGCGTCCGAGTTTATCGAGGCTGGCGCCATGTGAAATTGGATGTCTGGCCAGGTCCCGGACTCGTTCGCAAACTTCGTGTTTACGAAGGCCAGGCCTTCCACTCCGCCCAAGGTCGTCATCGGCCCGGCGCCCTCCACGAGGTACCGCATCGTTAGTCCAATCGGGGAGAACCGATCCTGGACTATCGCCACCGGCTTGTCGACCAGGAAGGTCAGACCTCCCATCGCAACGTGGTCCTGGAGGTTGTCGCCCACCTTCAGGTCCATCAGCACCGGGACTCCGATGTGCCGAAGGTGTTCCTTGGGCCCGATTCCGGAGAGCATTAAAATCTGCGGAGAGTTTATGGCTCCGGCTGATAGGATTACTTCTTTCCTGGCCTTGACGATGTGGCGTTTACCGTCCCTCACGAATTCCACTCCTAGGGCTCTCAGGGTTAAAGGGTCTATCAGGATTTTTGTCACGTGTGAGTTCATCGCGGTATGAATGTTCCGTCGGAGCCTGATTGGCCTGAGGAAAGCCTTTGCAGTCGAGCACCTGGAGTCCGGTGGAGGGCAAAGTTGTAATTAGAAGAATAAAACACGAATTACGTTGTATCTTGTGATTAAGAACACATAAAATACAAACGACACGTTTCCCAATGATTATGAAACGTGTATGACATGTGGGTGGATTGTAATTCATgtttgtattttgaaaaaagtgaaaaaggaAAGACAGGGACAcattgtattttgtaattagAAGGTCGAACAACTCAAATTGCTTTTGTAAGTTGTTGGTGAAGTTTGTGCGCCCTCGAAACTGTTTATTTTCGTCTGTAATACCGGGAAACGTTAGGGAATTTGATACGTCATTGACGTTAGACAACCAGAAATTGTAAGTCAGTGGTGGCCGATACCATCGGGTTCAcggtaaaatgaaaatattgccTCAAAATGCCTTCATTTGAGTACAGAAACACTTTTTCGACGAATTTGAGACGTTTTGGAGATGTTTCAGAgtaggtgtttttttttcaaaattcgcgtttttcttacaatctggaattaattctacaaaataaaaagcaGTAATCgatttgtcagaaaattttacccctGTTTCATATACTTGTCAATCATTAAATATGCAATGtatctcgaaaaaaaattgtaaaaaccGAGAACCAAGATCGTACACTACTGGGATTGTCACTTTGCAATCCGTCttctggtggaaaaaaatcaaactaatgcAACTAGTCTGACAGGTTACCGTTGACCGTGTTTCTTTCACGTGTTGATAGTAGAACACGTAGGTACATCATTGATTACGTTTCGTTAATTTATGTGACACAAGTGATTTGAATCCCCAAGAATTATGATTTGCCGCCATTAAAGTTAAAAACTTGGGTTATCTGGTAATAAAATGGCGCCGACGACCAGGCCGTGACGTCATGAGAACATTTTCTAGtaacgtacaaaaaaaaaaaaatcaaaagcgAAAAAAGGCTAACCTGGACCCGCGTCTTATGGTGCCCTGAGCAATCATGAAGCCAGTCTGAAGTTCGCCGTTAATGTCGCGGTTCTGGTAGCCAATCTCGACCCCGGCCTGAACAAAGGCGACGACAAGTGGCGTGCGCCACGGAGCTTCTTGAACGGTCAACAATCCCCCCGTTCCATGGTAGGGGCTCTTCGCCAGGTAGGGATTTCTGTTGTCCTCGGACTTCTTGAAGTAGTGCAGAGCCTGCTCGTAGCCCCATCCCGGATTGCCCAGCGCCTCCCAGTGCTCGTAATCCTTCCGATTTCCCCGCACGTAGAGCATATAGTTGAGGACGCTCGACCCTCCCAGCACTTTACCCCTCGGCCAGTTGCACCGCGCTCCCTTCATCGCCAGGCACGCCATCCCCGTCGGCTCCGTCTTGTACTGCCAGTCCAGCTTCGTCAGCTGCAGGTACGCCGATAAGGATGGAACGTCCGTTATCTCGTTCTCGTCCGGCCCCGCTTCCAGAAGCAGCACCTTCCATTCCGGCACTTCGGACAATCGGCTCGCCACTACAGCGCCGGCTGAACCGccgccgacgacgacgaagtcGTACTCAGATTCTACCGGGTATCGGTCGATCGGCCGGCTCTCAGGGTCCACCAGGTCGTACTGGAAGTAAGTCAGTCCTGCCAGCAGAAGCGGGAGCAGCCAGAAACTTGTTCCGACCGCACCCTTCAACGCCGACGTGACCATAATCGCGTTCAGCACCATCTCTCGGTGTTTTCGAAAACTATTTTATTACCGAGGACTTGTTTTTGgttgagcaattttttttttttttatcccgcTACAACGAACCGTCAACTTTTCAAGTCCGGTGGACGCTGTCGAACCTCTTCGAGTCCCCTGCAGCCGATCGGTACGCAATTCATCATATCACGGCACTCTCAGTTTTTTACCCTTTGCCTGAAGCCCGTTTTCTTCTGTCTGGAAAATTTAGAGAGAAGAGATTTTTTAACCCTTTCTGGAACACATTTTTTAACTCGAGATTTTggcctgaattttttttacccacgggtttttggggtcgctgatctGACGAATCTGTAGGTTTTGCATTCGAAAGCTGAGCTATTGATGAAGTAAAATTGCTTTGATCGCATATTCGTGTGTAACTGACGAATTCGCACTGgaaaagtattgaaatttaaaaatgattcaagtttgaaaagtttcgtgGTGCAAATATTCATTCCATCCTCGGTTTTTTGTTCCAAACTTTTGCCAATTCGGTACAGTTATTTTACCGTATCTCTAGAGTTTGGTACtggagaatttcaaaaaattaatggaaattTTAGAAAAGCTATGCAAAACAATTGCAAGACGTTGTGGAACAATTTTTACGCCGacattcgttgaaaattcgagAGAAAGTCGTGGACTAAGACcatttgtttaaacaaaaatggtaattaaaattgaataatctcAATACAGATCGCTGGTCAaagatttaattttccaaCCAGAATTTCATCCGATATACCGAAATGATCTGAGGGTGACTGAATTACGACCAAATCAACCCAGTGAAAATTCcttcttttatttctgttcACTGTCCATAAAACagttaaaaatttgacgacAAACAAATTTAAGTATCAACAAAGAAATAGAATTTACCGCCTAATACGAAGCCTGTCTCGTATCTTAATCTgcagagataaaaaaattgataagaaGTCAATTGAATTTAACCTTCCGGTTGATTTACACTTGAACGTTACCAGGCGAAACGCGCAATTGCATATCAGTATCACGATACCAGTAATTCAGCGACTCGCTGTGGACGTGTAATACGCAAATGCGTATAAATTAGCATGGGAGTGGTGAAAGTTCGAGACATAAGACGTTACTGACGTATAATCTGTATCGTTCATTATCGCATTTTAGTGACTTGCTTGCTTGCTGCTGCTCAAATTTCTCTCCAACTAAAGCTAACTAATggatgtaaaattgaataatattaatccaatatagaaaagaaaagaaatttacgaaaaaacaaaCCTCGATTCATAAATATCGATCCATCATGcgatacatgtataaattaatatcCAACAACACAGTTTGTTTCCGAAGAAATACAACTCAGAATTCAAATTCTGAattgaaattcagaaaattgattatacATATCTACatagttaaaatttttttttttatcaatttgtaCAAATGTTTAGGCTTTGCTGTTCCCAATTTTGTCACTGTAATTAATTTGTCATTATTTAATCTCGTTTGTTGcgtaaagtataaaattgcTCTTGCCGTGTGAATAATAATGTGGAAAACGTGCCGGACGgaagaaaaggaaatgaaaGACGTTAACGAGGGAGGCAGGCTTTCTTCTCTTGGAGAGATATAATTGCAAGGCGTGTATATATAATCAGACGTGGGAATAAAAACAACGAATACTATAATAAACAAGGGATTGTCTCTTGATATTTGCGATCTTTAATCGCATtggaattgttgaaaatttaatagagTCGttgattcgattctttttcaCGGTGATTAGTTCAATATAGGAATATTCAGTCGACTATTGACCGGtgaattcgtgaaaaatagtttcaaCACCAAGAGTAACCATTCGTGAAATCGTTGGGACAGTCGACTATGAAATACAGTGAAATGCTTTTGAAATGGTATGAAATACTGTCAAATACTACGAAATGCGTGTGCAATTCTTGTATAACGGTATGAATTAGTCATGAAATACTATGAAATGCTTGTCAAATGATATGTAATGTGAGaagttgaagaatttttgcaacaaacaGTGCACAAGTAGTACGATGCTATTCCGCTTACGGAATAAAGTCGAGGTTTACTGTAAGTACCGCAATCTGCCGCTTGAGGCGCGGTTGATCGCCGTTATTCAATTGTTTCTCGATGAGGTTATGTTGATTCCGAGattaattcttattttcacaccCAAATCACGAAATTTACACCAGCGCAGTGATCAAGGCTTGATCAAATTAGTAAATTGTGAAAATGGAAGACCCTGGAGGGATTCCAAGAGAAATAAATGCCTCGCCAGGAAACTACGTCGTGGAAAAGGTCAAGAATAATTCCTTCTGGTCAAATGTCGCGCAAGAACTTGGAATGGTGGATGTACCGTCGTATTTGAAGCACTTATGTGCGTTTTTGGGATTAGACTCAGCGACTGCAACGAAGCATTTCGATGAAATATCGTTCAgagaaatagaagaattaGCCAGAACTGATATACGGGATTTTCTGTCGAATTCTGAGTTTGATAAACAATTTTACACCGTTCATTTCACGAATCAACCGAATTTGAGCATTCTACTCGGAGACAAACACGTACTGACATGAAACATGTAACACGAAACTGCATTAACAAGGCTTCAGTCTTATGAACGGAAGAGGAAGATTCAGAAGAATTTACCGTGAaattaatgagaaaaattgcAGGCCGAGTGatactttcgttttttctgaTCAAGACGATGTATCACTCGCTAGTTAATCTTTCTGGTTTAAAAGATGTTTTATCACCACTGATTGTGGGCAATAGATTTCAACACATTTTTCCTGGTGACTTAGAGGCGTGTGATATTAAGTGAATATGGAAGTCAGATCAGTCAGTCAGTCGCTTCAAGAAAGCCAGTCCAAAGTCGCCAAATGCCAGTCATTCCAAACTTATCTACAAAGATCGACGTTAATCTATGAGAACATACGATAATTAACAACAAAATTCTATGCCGAAACAGCGAAAGTGTCAGAATTTCTCTATTTAATCGTAAAATCAAATTGGTATTCGGGTGTGGCAATTGTTTGCACCAGGGGAGTACGGATTTTGAaccgataaaaatttaccatacatttttttccaaatcctTTTGTATCCACGAATTGTAAAATATCTGTATATTTCAGACTCTAGTcaatatttcattgaaatgttgataaaaatttcactctgCAAATGCATGGTAATGCAAAGGTGGTTTGAGCACTCGCAAAATGGCAAAAGTAAGGTCGCTCCTTGGAGTGTGAGAGTACAGGCGGAAGTCTTTCTCCCTGCAGCACTTTGCCGATTCAGATTGCGAATCGGCAGCCACACATTATTTATCTCTCGCACACATATGTGGCTGGATAGAAGTGGATGTCGCAGTGTTGGCTAAGGTTAGGATAGAACGGCTCGTCTTATTTTCGCTCGGATTCAGACCGCGGTATGGAAACGCGGTGATCTCATAACGAACGGCGAAAGGAGAAAGTCTTTCGGAGTGTTATAGGCACGCTTCGTCGTttgtttgtctttttttttctttttcttttttctttttccgccTCCCTTTTCTACTTCTCTTTCGGTTACGAAAGTCAAGCTTTTCGAAATATTAccgatgtaaatttttcgacaagCTTGACAAAAATTGGATCATTCGCTGCGCTCGTAATTTGGGAGATTTTGTCCATATATTGTAAATGTTggttatttcttttcttattgCACATGACATAATATCTGTATTGAATTAGAAAATTCAATacattttggttttttttttttttttattaatatcacAGTTATTGTCGTTTTTATATTCGTATTGTTTGTGTTACCTTATTTCTGGggttttttcgacatttttgttgttattattaaagAGATTTCAGAGATATTTGTAATCGATCCTTACGGTTGCGCAGCATCGTTTTGGAGTTTTCTATAAATTAgtattcagaaatttttttcattgaataatCCTTATGGACTTTCAAACCGAATATGTTGTACTCGTTATAAAAGAGTGTCCGAAACGTCTACAAAAATATAAGAGAA is a window encoding:
- the LOC124299262 gene encoding glucose dehydrogenase [FAD, quinone]-like; protein product: MVLNAIMVTSALKGAVGTSFWLLPLLLAGLTYFQYDLVDPESRPIDRYPVESEYDFVVVGGGSAGAVVASRLSEVPEWKVLLLEAGPDENEITDVPSLSAYLQLTKLDWQYKTEPTGMACLAMKGARCNWPRGKVLGGSSVLNYMLYVRGNRKDYEHWEALGNPGWGYEQALHYFKKSEDNRNPYLAKSPYHGTGGLLTVQEAPWRTPLVVAFVQAGVEIGYQNRDINGELQTGFMIAQGTIRRGSRCSTAKAFLRPIRLRRNIHTAMNSHVTKILIDPLTLRALGVEFVRDGKRHIVKARKEVILSAGAINSPQILMLSGIGPKEHLRHIGVPVLMDLKVGDNLQDHVAMGGLTFLVDKPVAIVQDRFSPIGLTMRYLVEGAGPMTTLGGVEGLAFVNTKFANESGTWPDIQFHMAPASINSDAGAQVRRIFGLTDTVYDTVYRPIANKDAWTIMPLLLRPRSRGTVRLRSSNPFHKPIINANYFSDPKDVAVLVEGVKIAMKVSEAEVFRQFGSRVYRRKLPGCQHLRFGSDAYWECQIRHISMTIYHPVGTAKMGPRSDRNSVVDPALRVHGVKGLRVIDASIMPTITSGNTNAPVIMIAEKGADLIKSDWLTGNGEKISPLVAI